In a genomic window of Silurus meridionalis isolate SWU-2019-XX chromosome 27, ASM1480568v1, whole genome shotgun sequence:
- the si:dkey-174n20.1 gene encoding retinol dehydrogenase 14 isoform X1, with translation MYLLYTILAALLSFLGIKWMKRRRYCMDVKRLDGKTVLITGGNSGVGKETAVALALRGARVIIACRDEDRARKAVREIKNRSHSMNVLFMEVDLANMRSIREFCKSFLRKEKRLDILINNAGVPSVLDWTDDNFSMCFGVNHLGHFLLTNLLLPRLKESAPSRVITLTCSSYKYQKLDFQDLNYNLFPFFTYCRSKLANIYFTQELARITEGKGVTAYAVHPGYVQSNWTCHYSFLYRLLMKVIMFMFFVPCEAGAQTVVHCAVSDEVSAHSGGYFSDCKATSLKPYAKDSGVARKLWEASERLVKVP, from the exons atgtatcttttataCACAATTCTCGCTGCTCTTTTGTCTTTTCTGGGAATTAAGTGGATGAAGCGCAGAAGGTACTGCATGGATGTGAAAAGACTGGATGGAAAAACGGTTTTGATCACCG GCGGAAACTCTGGGGTGGGCAAAGAGACTGCTGTGGCTTTGGCCCTGCGAGGTGCCCGAGTCATCATCGCCTGTAGAGATGAAGACCGAGCAAGGAAAGCTGTGCGGGAGATAAAGAACAGGAGCCACAGCATGAACGTGCTCTTCATGGAGGTGGACCTGGCCAACATGAGGTCCATCCGAGAGTTCTGCAAGAGCTTCCTGCGCAAGGAGAAGAGGCTGGACATTCTCATCAATAATGCAG gtgTGCCCAGTGTCCTGGATTGGACAGATGATAATTTCTCCATGTGCTTTGGTGTAAATCACCTGGGTCACTTCCTCCTGACCAATCTTCTGCTGCCGCGACTTAAGGAGAGCGCACCGAGCCGCGTCATCACCCTCACCTGCTCCAGCTACAAGTACCAGAAACTGGACTTCCAGGATCTGAACTACAACCTGTTCCCTTTTTTCACCTACTGCCGCAGCAAACTGGCAAACATCTACTTCACCCAGGAGCTGGCTCGCATCACAGAGGGCAAAGGAGTGACTGCTTACGCTGTGCATCCTG GTTATGTGCAGAGTAACTGGACGTGCCACTACTCCTTCCTGTACCGGCTGCTGATGAAGGtgatcatgtttatgtttttcgTGCCGTGCGAGGCCGGGGCGCAGACGGTCGTGCACTGCGCCGTATCGGACGAGGTCTCGGCTCACAGCGGGGGATACTTCAGTGACTGCAAAGCCACCTCATTAAAACCGTATGCCAAAGACAGCGGCGTGGCCCGAAAACTCTGGGAGGCGAGCGAGAGACTGGTCAAAGTTCCCTAA
- the si:dkey-174n20.1 gene encoding retinol dehydrogenase 14 isoform X2: MENHCGNSGVGKETAVALALRGARVIIACRDEDRARKAVREIKNRSHSMNVLFMEVDLANMRSIREFCKSFLRKEKRLDILINNAGVPSVLDWTDDNFSMCFGVNHLGHFLLTNLLLPRLKESAPSRVITLTCSSYKYQKLDFQDLNYNLFPFFTYCRSKLANIYFTQELARITEGKGVTAYAVHPGYVQSNWTCHYSFLYRLLMKVIMFMFFVPCEAGAQTVVHCAVSDEVSAHSGGYFSDCKATSLKPYAKDSGVARKLWEASERLVKVP, from the exons ATGGAAAACCATT GCGGAAACTCTGGGGTGGGCAAAGAGACTGCTGTGGCTTTGGCCCTGCGAGGTGCCCGAGTCATCATCGCCTGTAGAGATGAAGACCGAGCAAGGAAAGCTGTGCGGGAGATAAAGAACAGGAGCCACAGCATGAACGTGCTCTTCATGGAGGTGGACCTGGCCAACATGAGGTCCATCCGAGAGTTCTGCAAGAGCTTCCTGCGCAAGGAGAAGAGGCTGGACATTCTCATCAATAATGCAG gtgTGCCCAGTGTCCTGGATTGGACAGATGATAATTTCTCCATGTGCTTTGGTGTAAATCACCTGGGTCACTTCCTCCTGACCAATCTTCTGCTGCCGCGACTTAAGGAGAGCGCACCGAGCCGCGTCATCACCCTCACCTGCTCCAGCTACAAGTACCAGAAACTGGACTTCCAGGATCTGAACTACAACCTGTTCCCTTTTTTCACCTACTGCCGCAGCAAACTGGCAAACATCTACTTCACCCAGGAGCTGGCTCGCATCACAGAGGGCAAAGGAGTGACTGCTTACGCTGTGCATCCTG GTTATGTGCAGAGTAACTGGACGTGCCACTACTCCTTCCTGTACCGGCTGCTGATGAAGGtgatcatgtttatgtttttcgTGCCGTGCGAGGCCGGGGCGCAGACGGTCGTGCACTGCGCCGTATCGGACGAGGTCTCGGCTCACAGCGGGGGATACTTCAGTGACTGCAAAGCCACCTCATTAAAACCGTATGCCAAAGACAGCGGCGTGGCCCGAAAACTCTGGGAGGCGAGCGAGAGACTGGTCAAAGTTCCCTAA
- the si:ch211-225b11.4 gene encoding thyroid adenoma-associated protein homolog produces MIPPVLDDPQVETLLNSLVLEDDILKDVRDELQLFLEKLTDSARSTTKRVKERLLEEALQMLRKVPPPLLQALKCEHQRRLTQIILSSQIDAVNKSTSACRKLDRMLQHLAQVNESLVFDEVRQCLDRLLHQEKVLSLKDIQLVCMFLEESTMGREGLRLMFSSLMCKITTLFPDIMKDEASRNGSMCYHTVKVCLQVFQLLPEQVVPLVFLEQKDKPYVNEILGSLMNIISGEISNRETRLLAGTAVAMLISAAPDTESGASAAMNLLQVTSTEQRILTVGQLQVDCVSRHCDGVDKLSVARGLLTCLRKDFLTQKNKDKQTCLLLDGLFPLISDLLREKRDCHYYVFQVFILWLKSVKECLLEIRELYGASFLDVDSVLRDRLTQIIWDNAESPVEGVSESVRTAFSLFLEIYEMDRRLSGDTEKRLYMNLLHRIAELPWESKAKYSPLGALVPYVGTDKVLELYPALPSHICKCLSANHLAPCASELYKLLLQEQRQELTVSTVKDAPPTELHLATQWMQRWQSTLLKALTSDVTLLQNNTSSYLLPYTLRCFPDAFKTLLAALDPVAPGHLRAWVCIMSAQRANNRHLFWKSESNFPLGTLRLALSSLDDGVRLAAFSLICCSPKSKEPPLEVEYAAIRDFLPFNLNSYSSPFRQHLQAGVRKFLVRIRDSSMARLKSQKSKKGLSHEEQKELEQGVDFIDWLAQLPFVSLVPGNSFQRKKTALLLLAAILETCSDSWSPDRKKGQPPANMSELIDYATERQKWDFYCRSRQLVLIGCLEDMTNEIREHAAELLVRFFPSSLESDVAAALFSRAQRRLHSPRVQEAQMGALMIKLLLQKGVSLDGVVSEPLKQDDVQSVRVIRYLLKILEQQYLIAKQDMLLAARSAPLHGAVSAIHKCVMDVPGALAEALDGSMIAEMLSLLEKITLLLLGVLYGDQNMEEKEVPPSFCDMGNAISSLIGHSGSGLDEEGEENVLLSEEHSLVLTSCWVTLKEIGIFLGLLVEKILLITREDRTWLTVEDLQKVSKVFKDIILKCRHWGAVEGCCIGFTKFCTALLTSSDPKLREIPNDILQQGLCVLQTPRGTSVTRRAAGLPMLILGVLAAEENSTSHLLLAHSMNTLLEIARAPLPLNWDQTLDLPQVCAVHTIQALVKGSSLGMTILQYASEVTMLSLTLLSSPWWAMRNAALQLYSSLCSRMLGQKPADEDVSAQYSISSPAFFKQYPALKPFLQGALERAATDLHEARLSLQPSLYPILTLLAKLHPGAQEQTQALSDFLPPLLQLAASPIYGVRAMSAQALVAMIPPTEYLASVLSVVKELPEKPVSPSCHNSIHGRLLQIKAILTRVLHADNACPSSLYGVVKAMEDRLWLASNEQKCPLVCQAYVAVLRLLRENCSGDFLKNLGTLLMKELLRKPHILELGSSSFHQSAVHFLCEDPDWAYQVWPHLSSGSAVTRLSLVKWVKEGRGWRGSRLQNELEKILQASLKEALMDQDVEYKSVYLSALVEVMTPDVLSVTHSQPVQLKLEGEELQECVQLLLEDLEGSRGGPELLSQTLCALSLLLSPSTDMLVLQRWCMLLETHRCAEAPEALRLACAQALVLTGASLVTSSLMGSTALEALSVRLISAGVHLLQDQSQQVRGQSAIFASLICKSQSGKPPTRCYLMQSNQSLCMLLDLLLWKFWDSEGTLEALVCHLPNWDLKSILQETKLSQCSTLYEQDNANMFLEPSVISETILPYLLCLAKRYPESSVLARLLDRWEQENTVSVRENLSICAELHLGDTIDPDWLSVLMEPRFHGALCGLYAKAAFLLHIHSVSKKPRPLGDPSVLDLLEVHKRFSLHGVYLPDCFVNDIRTERV; encoded by the exons ATGATTCCTCCGGTTTTAGATGATCCTCAGGTGGAAACACTTCTCAATTCCTTGGTTTTAGAGGATGATATACTGAAAGATGTCAGAGATGAGCTCCAGCTATTCCTGGAGAAGCTCACAGATAGTGCAAG GAGCACAACAAAACGGGTTAAAGAGCGCTTGCTAGAAGAAGCATTGCAGATGCTAAGGAAAGTCCCACCACCACTTCTTCAAGCGCTGAAGTGCGAACATCAACGGCGCCTCACTCAGATCATCCTGTCGTCCCAGATAGACGCGGTGAACAAATCCACGTCAGCCTGCCGCAAACTAGACCGG ATGTTGCAACACCTGGCTCAGGTCAATGAGTCTTTAGTATTTGACGAAGTCCGACAATGTCTTGACAGGCTTCTCCATCAGGAGAAG GTGCTGTCTTTAAAGGACATTCAATTAG tgtgtatgtttttggaGGAGAGCACGATGGGCAGAGAAGGTTTAAGACTAATGTTTTCATCTCTGATGTGTAAAATCACCACATTGTTTCCTGACATTATGAAAGATGAAGCGTCAAGAAACGGTTCTATGTGTTACCACACAGTCAAG GTATGTCTGCAGGTGTTCCAGCTGCTGCCTGAGCAAGTGGTGCCTCTGGTATTTTTAGAGCAGAAAGACAAGCCGTATGTGAACGAGATTCTGGGATCCCTTATGAATATTATCTCGGGAGAG ATTAGTAACAGGGAGACACGATTGTTGGCAGGCACTGCTGTGGccatgctgatctctgcagcTCCTGACACTGAGAGTGGAGCTTCAGCAGCCATGAATTTACTTCAGGTTACCAGCACGG AGCAGCGTATTTTGACAGTAGGACAGTTGCAGGTGGACTGTGTTTCCAGACATTGTGATGGAGTTGATAAACTCAGTGTAGCCAGAGGACTCCTGACCTGCTTAAGGAAGGACTTCCTCACCCAAAAGAATAAAGACAAACAG ACCTGCCTCCTCCTAGATGGATTATTTCCTCTTATCTCCGATTTGCTCAGAGAAAAACGGGACTGTCACTACTATGTGTTTCAAG TGTTTATCTTGTGGCTGAAAAGTGTGAAAGAATGCCTGCTCGAGATTAGGGAGCTCTATGGCGCTTCTTTTCTAGACGTTGACTCCGTCCTTCGAGACAGACTCACGCAGATCATTTGGGACAACGCTGAGAGCCCG GTGGAGGGCGTGTCTGAATCAGTACGCACTGCCTTCAGTTTATTCCTGGAGATCTACGAGATGGACCGTCGGCTTTCTGGAGATACTGAGAAACGGCTTTACATGAATTTGCTGCACAGGATTGCTGAGCTGCCGTGGGAGTCCAAAGCCAAATATTCACCGCTCGGTGCCCTTGTGCCATATGTTGGTACAGACAAG GTTCTGGAACTGTACCCGGCTCTTCCGTCTCATATCTGTAAGTGCCTCTCCGCCAATCACCTTGCACCTTGTGCGTCTGAGCTCTACAAGTTGCTGCTTCAGGAGCAAAGACAGGAGCTTACAGTGAGTACTGTGAAAGACGCTCCACCCACTGAGCTCCACCTGGCCACTCAATGGATGCAACGATGGCAATCTACACTCCTGAAAGCTCTGACCTCTGACGTGACTCTACTTCAGAATAACACCTCCAGCTACCTCCTTCCCTACACCCTACGCTGCTTTCCAGATGCATTTAAAACGTTACTGGCTGCTTTAGACCCTGTTGCCCCGGGGCACTTACGAGCATGGGTGTGTATCATGAGTGCCCAGCGTGCAAATAACAGGCATCTGTTCTGGAAATCAGAAAGCAACTTTCCCTTGGGAACGCTCAGGCTGGCCTTGTCGTCTCTGGATGACGGTGTGCGCTTAGCGGCTTTCAGTCTGATCTGCTGCAGCCCAAAGTCTAAAGAACCTCCGTTAGAGGTGGAATATGCTGCCATCAGGGACTTTCTTCCTTTTAATCTGAACAGTTATTCGTCTCCGTTTCGTCAGCACCTTCAGGCTGGAGTCAGGAAGTTCCTCGTGAGGATTAGGGACAGTTCTATGGCAAGGCTAAAAagtcaaaaaagtaaaaagggcCTGAGCCATGAAGAGCAGAAAGAACTTGAGCAAGGCGTAG ACTTTATTGACTGGCTGGCGCAGTTGCCATTTGTCTCCCTGGTTCCTGGGAACAGCTTCCAAAGGAAGAAGACAGCGCTTCTTCTGCTAGCGGCAATTCTGGAGACCTGTTCAGACTCCTGGAGTCCAGACAGGAAGAAAGGTCAGCCACCAG cgaACATGTCCGAGCTGATAGACTACGCCACAGAAAGGCAAAAGTGGGATTTTTACTGTCGGTCAAGACAGCTGGTCCTGATTGGCTGTTTGGAGGATATGACCAATGAG ATCCGAGAGCATGCGGCTGAGCTGCTGGTGAGGTTTTTCCCATCGTCTCTCGAGTCTGATGTCGCTGCTGCTCTTTTTAGCCGAGCACAGAGACGTCTGCACAGCCCACGTGTTCAGGAGGCTCAGATGGGGGCTCTGATGATCAAACTACTGCTACAGAA AGGCGTGTCTCTGGATGGTGTAGTGTCTGAGCCTCTGAAGCAGGATGATGTGCAGTCGGTCAGGGTAATCAGATACCTGCTGAAGATTCTGGAGCAGCAGTACCTAATCGCCAAGCAGGACATGCTGCTTGCTGCACGCTCCGCACCTCTACATG GTGCAGTCAGTGCTATTCACAAGTGTGTGATGGACGTGCCTGGGGCTTTGGCTGAAGCTTTAGATGGCAGTATGATTGCAGAAATGCTCTCACTGCTGGAAAAGATCACATTGCTGCTGCTCGGAGTGTTGTACGGAGATCAGAATATGGAGGAAAAAG AAGTCCCACCTTCATTTTGCGACATGGGGAACGCCATCAGTTCTCTAATTGGACACAGTGGCTCAGGCCTGgatgaagaaggagaagagaatGTGCTGCTATCAGAAGAGCACAGTCTAGTGCTGACCAGCTGCTGGGTCACGCTGAAG GAAATAGGGATTTTTCTCGGTTTGCTGGTAGAGAAGATTCTGTTGATCACTCGTGAGGACAGAACATGGCTAACTGTTGAAGATCTGCAGAAGGTTTCAAAAGTATTCAAGgacattattctgaaatgtaGGCACTGG GGGGCAGTGGAGGGCTGCTGCATTGGATTCACAAAATTCTGCACTGCCCTTCTTACCAGCTCTGATCCAAAGCTCAGAGAAATTCCTAACGACATTCTACAGCAG GGTCTTTGTGTCCTTCAGACCCCCCGCGGTACGTCAGTGACGAGACGGGCAGCTGGCTTGCCGATGCTTATTCTTGGTGTGTTGGCAGCCGAGGAGAACAGCACCTCTCACCTACTGCTGGCACACAGCATGAACACACTACTGGAGATAGCCAGAGCCCCACTGCCCCTGAACTGGGACCAGACACTTGACTTGCCCCAG GTATGTGCTGTTCACACAATTCAGGCACTGGTGAAAGGCTCCAGTTTGGGTATGACTATTCTTCAGTATGCATCCGAGGTCACCATGCTGTCACTCACACTACTTAGCTCTCCTTGGTGGGCCATGAGGAACGCTGCCCTGCAGCTTTACA GTTCTCTCTGCTCCAGAATGTTGGGTCAAAAACCTGCTGATGAAGATGTCTCTGCTCAGTATAGCATTTCCTCCcctgctttttttaaacaatatcctGCATTAAAGCCCTTCCTCCAGGGCGCATTAGAAAGAGCAGCCACAGACCTGCATGAAGCCAGACTGAGCCTTCAGCCCTCTCTCTACCCCATCCTAACCCTGCTGGCCAAGCTGCACCCTGGAGCTCAGGAGCAAACACA GGCTCTGTCCGACTTCCTACCTCCGCTGCTCCAGCTAGCTGCTAGCCCCATATACGGTGTGAGAGCGATGTCCGCCCAAGCCCTGGTTGCCATGATACCACCTACAGAGTATTTGGCAAGTGTACTGAGCGTGGTGAAGGAGCTGCCCGAGAAGCCAGTTAGCCCAAGCTGTCACAACAGTATACATGGCCGACTCCTACAGATTAAGGCCATCCTGACCAGAGTCCTTCATGCTGACAA CGCTTGCCCATCCTCTCTATATGGTGTGGTGAAGGCGATGGAGGACCGACTTTGGCTGGCATCCAATGAGCAAAAGTGCCCTTTGGTGTGCCAGGCGTACGTGGCTGTGCTGAGGCTGCTGAGAGAGAACTGCTCAGGGGATTTTCTCAAGAATCTTGGCACTCTGCTGATGAAGGAACTACTCAGAAAGCCACACATTCTTGAG CTTGGCTCTTCCTCTTTCCACCAAAGTGCTGTGCACTTCCTGTGTGAAGACCCTGACTGGGCGTATCAGGTGTGGCCCCACCTGTCCAGTGGAAGTGCAGTTACTCGTCTCTCTTTGGTGAAGTGGGTAAAAGAAGGGCGGGGCTGGAGAGGAAGTCGCTTACAGAATGAACTGGAGAAAATACTCCAG GCCAGTCTGAAGGAGGCACTCATGGATCAGGATGTTGAGTACAAGAGTGTGTACTTATCAGCCTTGGTGGAAGTCATGACCCCAGATGTGTTGAGCGTAACCCATTCTCAGCCTGTCCAGTTAAAGCTTGAGGGGGAAGAGCTGCAGGAGTGTGTGCAACTCCTCTTGGAGGATCTGGAGGGAAGCAGAGGAGGGCCAGAGCTTCTCTCTCAGACCCTGTGTGCTCTATCTCTTCTACTTTCTCCAAG CACGGACATGCTCGTACTGCAGCGCTGGTGTATGCTATTAGAAACACACAGGTGTGCTGAGGCTCCTGAAGCTCTGCGATTGGCCTGTGCTCAGGCTCTGGTTCTGACCGGAGCTTCTCTAGTGACCAGCAGCTTGATGGGCAGCACTGCTCTGGAAGCTCTCAGTGTCAG ACTGATCAGTGCAGGTGTGCACCTACTGCAGGATCAGAGTCAGCAAGTGAGAGGCCAGTCTGCCATCTTTGCTTCGCTTATCTGCAAGTCCCAATCAGGAAAACCCCCAACAAGGTGCTATCTTATGCAGAGCAACCAGTCTTTATGTATGCTGCTGGACCTGCTGCTGTGGAAATTCTGGGATAGTGAAGGCACTTTGGAGGCTTTGGTGTGTCACTTGCCAAATTGGGATCTCAAAAGTATACTTCAGGAGACAAAGCTCTCACA ATGCAGCACTCTTTATGAGCAGGACAACGCCAACATGTTTTTGGAGCCCTCTGTGATTTCTGAGACCATcctgccatatttgctttgccTGGCAAAACGATACCCAGAATCCTCTGTCCTTGCCAGGCTTCTCGATCGGTGGGAACAAGAAAATACAGTCTCAGTCAGAGAGAACCTTAGCATCTGTGCCGAGCTCCATTTGG GTGACACCATAGATCCTGACTGGTTGAGTGTGCTGATGGAGCCACGTTTCCACGGTGCCCTGTGTGGGCTGTACGCCAAGGCTGCCTTTCTGCTGCACATTCACAGTGTTTCAAAGAAGCCAAGACCCCTGGGTGACCCTTCTGTTTTAGACCTTCTGGAAGTACACAAACGGTTTAGCTTGCATGGAGTTTATCTTCCAGACTGTTTTGTTAACGACATTAGAACAGAGCGAGTATAA